Part of the Lotus japonicus ecotype B-129 chromosome 6, LjGifu_v1.2 genome, ACCATCTCTcaaactgagaatgagctggcccatcggcctgaaacaagacctcctatgtCCAactaactctctgtgattcccgtaaagaaaccacacaaaaagctataggtgggaaactaccctgtcccaaaagaaacaaatgatgttcagagctaagactctactcctacactaatcccatcttgaggagctcacaccagcactaaaacctacatgctagcatgatcgtcgtccgaatttgaaatccagaacgacctagtctatgtacaccatccgtcctcctctcgctaccgcgacgcgctcctgttccagcatcccaacctagttccccccgaagggtgaaccatcatgaactagcccgccaaagacatctgacaatgggcgtttgtccgccaaagcacacacagaagacgcgagggtcaactccaaagaattatataaataataccaccgatagatacagataaggaaatagccacttaggcttctAGCTAGGGatgacatcctagggttgcatatttctcaatgaacaaaaatgacagtaaatcacagttaacatgcctcaattcgaattaacaagtatcacacacactcatcaactaagtcagtatgcatgttgcatgaaatgatatgcaggttaacccagtcaaccaatatgcaatccggaaacagatggacatcaaacgggtcaatcctagcaccagcaacggtgggaccatttctgcccgcgtgcctcctacacacacaaaggtagccagatcagccgtaacccgtaggtctgccatttcggtctgctacaagagtcgtctacaaacgctcttacacggcattccgggtcttatgaccattttggaaaccgacgacatttggaattctccgaggtccggtatcacgccgtgtattaacctcctatgtatgcatgaatgcaatgtgattaaccaaacaacgtctccgacctcactcgacacgtcgccacgtgttctaggtaaattaatgtctctaaaagcttaccctaaggtaaaagtcgattctgcgacaaaatacaataatcataaaatgagtgcaaacactcacgatgactcttcgggtcatcaatgctctcacgaagtctcacgcttcagtggagtctcacacattcacaaagtctcacgcttcagtgaagtttcatgctctcacaaggtctcacgcctcagtggagttccatgctttccacaaggtctcacgcctcagtggagtatcccgcattcacaaggtctcacgcctcagtgaagcttcatgatgttcacgaggtctcacgcctcagtgaagatccatgctttccacaaggtctcacgcctcagtggagtatcacgcattcacaaggtctcacgcctcagtgaagcttctcggctcatcccttggatggctaaacaaactgctcaacgagcgaaggagtatcaacatactcagaacttaccaatctcctcaacacttggatccgacgacacttctcgttttccaaaactaagatttgcatccaaagcttcctttcgagtttattatcgtttattgaagatttagaggttgtttaatgtcttatgagttttcttttcaaaataatatccttttagtcttatcgcaaatcctatcagttcttgggatctcctaatccccaaataacaccagagaatgtctcgatccataaacatcagaacaaggcccgaatctcattcgtcctatcaaactttctcaaaactctcaaaataaaatcagcacgacctgcccgctattctcaccattcagaaactcagatttcattgcaaaagcataaatactcagcacaatcaatcaacatgtcatatatcaacatattaagcaataaccacatagcacttagcatataaggcatgcaccacacatcctagattacccacatagcacgtagcatgtaagttaatcatcaaaaacattcagtagatgcatcatctacattgtcagccgaagcctcagaaaacattttccaatcacacacaatccagtgcataaacagtaaacaatgtcgaaagcatcgaccctaagcattaactagagattcagtgagaagccctcacctgtagattctccgcggtgaacttcaaactcttcctcacaagcaaagcgttgctcctcaggaaattcctcaaaagctcctttaaagcaaaatcacagaaatactatcagaatctatcgaaaactaagctatcgatacttactaaggttacccgaagtagtacatactccgaggtatgataatctagcgcgaaaggacaagttttcggaaaaggaaattttcctcctcctccccctataggtaattaggggactcgatttttcttcgatcaaacttggttcctatgctatcattggccataactaagggtattctgaactcggaaaaattatcggatcaaaaactgtcgcaggggtattttggtcatgatttttaacttcgaattttcaaaactgaaatcccaaaaatcaaatttgacagagacgtcaccaacgacgtttatgacaactaatcctactagcctaaaggttgaagctttacttcaaaaactccaaaaatgggtatttaaggctaaaattgattccggcggaaatccggcggcataacggaaaatctaatccggcagaagtgatcttgggcacataaggaagaagtttagaatcagaaatgaaatattcaggatagttttgcaaaaacctcaaaactatcagctcagaaaagtctacagaaaagctatggaaaaagcgatcagaggtaaggattagcgactatacctcgaaaccttgaagcagcaactgattgatcgacgatcaagcaagaaatgaagaaaatcttctcctcctcctctcctctcaaactcgcggccttggtggggaaaatgggtatggttttgtgtttttttcttcctttctttgctatatatagaggttggcaaaacgcggtaaaatgaaagtttcgcgaatctgatttttccggcttcattctccgtgaattctaagatatgttttggcgaaagaattccaaaactaaaatgaggtctccttgtatttttggcaactaaagcatagtcggtgtaaaactattttacccgataagttgctttttgcatcgaatgtcggaatggaaaacttccttctgaagaaagattgaaatcatcaagagaaatgggtgtacgcgtgtggaatattcatttgaagctctgaatagaaaaagtcttcattgtcggttggttctagggttttgagatatcagggtttcggtttcggcaaacttccgatgattggaatcggacgttcgtagattctagagtttcgcctcgaaacgattgcgatatatggaaaaagagaagttctaacatttctctgaagatttttggaattaactcccatcgtgcctaaaagtgaaaactagctatatactagggtttctgacctaggtttaagcgtataacgatcgggctataacttttatcgatcctggtacaatccttagacttttcctgaactttctccttcattaatttatttcatttggtaaactcttgttcaggattcccttcacaatacatcaaacctacttgtgaataagaatttattcacttggtataaactgaaaaaacttgggccttacacgaGCCATTTCAGATAGGCTCCTTCACCAGCAGTTGGGTTAGGAGGTGCAGACCTAAAAGTTcttttgggatctttcagaaagGGCAAGCGGTAAGAGGGTCGAAATGCAAGAATAAGTTCATCCCCACGAACACTGGGGTGAAACTGCTCGTAACCCTCAGGAAGACTGTTAGGCCTGCCCTTCTTTGCCTTCTTCAAAGGGCCTAAAATGGCACGTAGATTGCCATTTACATAAATACGAAtaaatacctgggatttccagatagcccgttTCTCCACTTCGTACGACGGGTCCGGAATGGGAGTGCGTTTGGCCTCATTCATCTCACACGCAGCGGCCAAAGGAATAACATTGTCAGAACCGGAAGCCATAGACACGTTCAGAGAGTGCACCAGGAAAGCAAAAACCAAACGACTGAAGATGATCACAAGCAGAATCAGGCAAAAGTTTGAGTGTTTGAAAAATGGTAAAGCTTGCAGAgggccaacaatggcgtatttataggcaattGAAAGGTCAGACGTGAAGCTGCATTATAGGATGGTGCATAAAattttttgaaatccaacggttattttattatataaccgcaaaccctAACATAAAGGCTAGAAAGGGGTCATGATTACCTTAGAATAGAGACGGCAGACGACAGACGAAGTCAGACGTCAAGGCTTCtgattggagcaaaagtcaaacGATAGGATCTCTGATGGGACTTGAAATCAGAAAGTGAAAAGTCGCGAACAGCCATCAAGCTCCATCGAAATGCACGAAcaaaaaatgcttgatccctccaaggtctggtagtcgagaatcaacatttttggggggcatctgttggcccaatattttggcccaagaaagaaaaaacgcATTCGGCCCAAAACACCCAAGGTAGTCGAATTCGGgctaaagaaaggaaaaggaaaatgcacCAAGTTAAGGAGGCAGCCGAATTCGACAATAGGAACTACTGTTAAACAtaggcacatgtaacacgtgccacattgaccaagtcaGATTCTCACCACGTTGGTCGAAAACGTGGCCAAGAAACGGTTGAGGCAGTTGAAGGACACGACCCTCACCACTATGCAtggaacttccggagcaagcatcagatcgtgggaaatcagacccactaacccgtCCAGCAAGGAAGAAAACCATCAAGGACACGCGGGAcatggagctctataaataggaaaatctaattcagaaaaagggttcccaactcaactctgaaaaattcactaaaaagctctaatgtccgcattaATGAGACTCGaagagcaagacgtgatgatgaaggagtatgttgcagaaccacaTGTTTATCTTTGCTACGTTTAAGCTCGCCGTGTTATTTGTCACTTTCCTGGGATTCACCAGTTCTGTTGTTTACTTTCTTGTCGAAATTTATAGTCCATGCAGTTTCTTTGTCACTTTCTTACACTTTGATCTTCATGTAGTTGATCCTTATTGAATGAAATCCAGTTTCTTTTGAACTGTTCATTGTTGTCGAAAAACGCCcactcacacacaacactttggcaagacgttttcccaaaaggaccctgaatctaaacttcctttagtcgaactaagaggatatttgtttaccaaaaatcagcgTAAACAATAGGTTAGGTAAGAGGAGATCCAGAGATCGATTCCTGATTGATGCAATTTATATTttcgatataaaaaaaaagaaaaaaatctgaTTTTGCTTTTTTGTGCTGTTTGTTGAGTGTACAGAATTAAGTCGTCCTTATCCTTCCATGTTATGAGTGGGTGCAATGATCGAGTCATTATTTTGTTTTAGAAGTCATGATATTGGCTTTAGATAACTACAAAGAAAGTAATTTCGATAAAGTGTCGGATGTGTTATTAAAATTGAAACATTGacaaaaaagaaaggaaaaaaaaagtttaatccGCTTAAAACTGAGTTGGTTCTCTAAGGAATGTGGATGTTTAGGTTTCTTTTTGTATGATTTTTATAGTTATTTACTTCATGAGTATTAGCCGGATGTATGAGCTTGAGTGAGTAGGTTTGTGCTTAAGTTTGTTATCTTTGTGCATTTTGTATCATTCTTTAGAATTTTAATATCACATTATGCACATTTCATTAGACAACTCATTATTTAATCTAACTGTCTTTGACCCGTTAAAATGAAACTATCTTTGACCAAAAAGAAGGATTTAGACACACAAAAATTTCACTACTAATTACATCAATCATTGATCGATTAAACCCAATACTTATATAGGACGAATcacttttattaaaattttgaagTAACTCAATCCAAAAGTTAGACAAAAAGTTGAGAGTTGTTGTACCTTATTTAAAAACTATATATATCATATCTCTAAGCAATGTGTGAGTTGTTGGAGAATTAATCTAAaactttaattaaaaattagctGCATACTAATTCTAGTATAAAATTATTTACTCTTAATTTTGGTAAATAAATAAGTTCACAGGTAATTTAtaattgtattttaattaaTCTTGTTATGGCTCATTTTATTTCTCTAAATGTGAAGATGATTAACAAaagattgaaaattttaaaagaaaaagaaataaaaaaatggtgTGATTTAACCCAAATTATTAGAAactgggaggcctatactcaaccacaaaagctagctcaagagttgaggtttgcacaacccttataaacacttgattggccttatctctagccaatgtgggacttctaacacaccccctcacgtccaggattgaacagactggaacgtgggaacaacaacgggtggcccaaatatgggaggtctccacacaacaaatggatctaggataggctctgataccatattagaaattgggaggcctatactcaaccacaaaagctagctcaagagttgaggtttgcacaacccttataaacacttgattggccttatctctagccaatgtgggacttaaaACTACCAATGATTCAAAACAAACCTTAATCTAGAATCATTTAGATAACtccattattttttttcaatgaatGATTCAGATAAAGAATATGTATCTACCAATAAAAGATAAAGAATATGTGAAATTTCCCTCAATCATCCCAAGGGTTATATATTATATGGTCATGGATAATTTCCCCATTATTTTATCTAGTTCATGTGAAAAACGAACCAAGCTGACGCAACACTCGATTCATTTCAACTTtccaataataataaaatattatcatCTATTAAGGATAAACCTCTCTCACTCTTGTATTGGTAGGCCAAGCCGGAAGAAGCGAACCGCTCCAACACAACCTAGAATAATTAATCTTATTAAATAAATAGAGCAACCATAATGGCCGGTTGGGTGAACAGACAAGTGTTTGAGGGTTCGAATCacaactcttgcgaatagagaAAAGCCTTTGGccagccccctaccgcttagtgcgctgaccgtggggcgagggattagtctTACGGCTGTCGGCTGTGGGAAGACCTTGGTCAagacgaaaaaaaaaaagagaatagcCGGTACAATGTAAAGTTTTTTACACTTAAAATTTCCACCATATCATaaatttattgttattttaattaaagTTAGAAAGAAATATTATCGTTGGTTCTATTATCACATAATGTAATTAGATGTGCGTACATATTTTTTAATCTCTACTCTATTTTAAGGTATTGACACACATAAGAAGTTAAATcaatattcttattttttttaattatgtcAGGTTCCAACTTAATATACCATTTATTTCTGATATTAATCTTCattcttaatttctttttatattgATTCTTCAATTTTCTTTCAAACTTATAAATCATATATTACCTTAAGGTATAGTTGGTAAATCATAATTAACTTGCTTGAAATTATAAAAGTAacacataaataaaaataaaataacttttaaAATAGTGACAGTAATTAAGAAGAATAATTATTAAATACTACATccagtcctatttataagaagaagaaactCACGTAGTTTAAGAAAGGTAGTTAAACTAGttaaaatgtattaaatttgtCTGGAActaaataaacttccaaaattaccatttgttattagtgttggacaATGAGAAATAGAGAATAACTAATGAGATACATTTTactagttagaattaataaatgCATCATTTAAAAAAACTATAACATAAACTTTTATTTAGTTCTTATGAAACACCACActaagatttttcttctctttagttcttataaatagATAGATTGGAGTACTATTAAGTATTAACTATGGTGACAAAAATATCCCATTGCAAACCACGTCAGTCCACGTGGCGGTACGCAAGACGAAAGAGACAGTGGTCCCCGGTATCGAGTCACGGGAACCACCCGGTAGCCTGTTAAGTTAACCATTTAGCGTCATGATACGAAACGTCACCGTTTCCCCCCACCCTTCGCGTATAAATAGGTGTTCGAAGATGCTAGGTGTAAACATTCGAGGTGGAACCATTCTACGTGTCGCCCCTTCTTTCCACTCTGCTCCAATTTCTTCGTTTCTTtgcttcttttctctctttatctaatccattttcttctctttttcattCCTTTTGTGAGTTTTGGCTTCAAAAGCTTGAATATTTTATCACAATGTGTGGCATACTTGCTGTGCTTGGTTGTTCTGATGACTCTCAAGCCAAAAGGGTTCGCGTCCTTGAGCTTTCTCGCAGGCAATGATTCTACTTGAAttgcttccttttttttttttggttacaaggagGGGAAAACCCCAAGCAAAACTAACTTAGACTAGTAGCAGTATTAAAACTAGTGCCAATGTCTCTAGCAAGAATTGCTTCCTTTTTTGAATACCCTTTTGCTTAACTTTGATGTTTGTGTCCATAGTATCTATTTTTCTGCATGTTTCCCATGATCAAGCTCTTCACTACCTACACTTTTCTGTTTTAGGACACTATATATGTGCAACCGATCACTTTGACTTCACTTCTTGTGATTAGTTAGTTGATTTTGatgctgaattttttttcatattgaCTACTGAGAAttgagtgatgatgatgatgtggaATATGAAGAATGAAAATTCAAAATGTTTTGTTTCCGAAAGGGTATCAGTGTTCTTTAGCAAGTAGTTGCTATAAATACTGAAATATATATAACCTTAAGAATAATAAGTTGTATTTTATATTTCAAGTGAACATGACAAGATGGTGGTGGTTACAATATGTGTGAGGCTTATAATTTGGTTCCTTGTTTTAACTCTCATGGAGATGAAGTTAAACAGAATTGAAATTATAATTATCTCTTTTATATTGGAGCCAGATGCTCTCATCTTTCAGAGTTAACAAGTAATTTAGGATAAACATAAGTGACTTTGACAAGGTGAGAATTTTTTATACCACTGGCTGGCTTATTAAGACAAGTGGGGTGATGTGGGGTCCATGTAATGCAATTATTGGTGATCTCTAGTAGAAAAAAGTTCAGAACTGAAAACAAGCAATGAAAAGGAGTTAATTTTGTCTTGAAAGTGCATGAGGAAATTCTATGTTGTCTGTTCACTAAGGGCAGAGTTTGAATGAAAGTCATTGTAACTTATTATTCATTGTTTGTGCTTTGTTGATGTCACAGATTGAAGCACCGTGGCCCTGACTGGAGTGGGCTCCACCAACATGGTGATAACTTTTTGGCTCATCAACGTTTAGCAATAGTTGATCCAGCTTCTGGTGATCAACCTCTCTTCAATGAAGATCAATCTATCATTGTCACGGTAGGCCTTATGATAATTTTGTGATTTATAAGCTTTATGATATATAAAGCTGGAACATGTGTTACTTATAATAGCatgatttgtttttttgttaCCTTTTATTTATAAATCTCTTATGTGACAAATTATAAGTTTATGACTGATGTTATGTATCATTACCCCTGAAAACCAGGTGAATGGAGAGATATTCAATCATGAAGAACTCAGGAAACAATTGCCAAATCACAAGTTCAGAACAGGATGTGACTGTGATGTCATTGCACACCTGGTTAGTCAACAATTTTTAACCTGCACATATACAGATGAAAATCAGAAGAAATTTTTGAAACTGtctttttttctccttccttAACTGTTGTTACGTCTAATCTTGATCAAAATTTAGCATCCTTTCTATCATATAGATATAGAATAGGACTTGTAATTCTTACCACCTTCTTGTTACTGAAATTGGCCTTTTTGGTTGTTAGTATGAGGAGCATGGAGAAAACTTTGTGGACATGCTGGATGGTATATTTTCATTTGTTCTGCTGGACACCCGCGACAACAGTTTTTTAGTTGCAAGGGATGCTATAGGGGTCACTTCCTTATACATTGGTTATGGACTAGATGGTACTGTTATAACATGCCCTTCTTCTTGAATTGAATTCATGATGTGTGTTCTATGTTAAATCAAATAACAAAATTGAATTGAATAAGTTGTGACAATTTTGGCACGCTTCTGTTCAGGGTCCGTTTGGATTGCATCAGAATTGAAAGGGCTGAATGATGATTGTGAACATTTTGAGTTATTTCCACCCGGTCACTTGTActctagcaaggaaaaagagttcCGTAGATGGTACAACCCTCCATGGTTCTCTGAGGCTATTCCATCAGCCCCTTATGATCCACTAGCTTTGAGGCAGGCCTTTGAAAAGGTAAAATTCACCAAAACGGTCAACATATCATTGTAAATTTGAAGCTTTTACATTTGAATAACTGATAAAATGAATGTCATAACAGGCTATCATAAAAAGGTTGATGACTGATGTGCCTTTTGGAGTTCTATTGTCTGGAGGTTTGGACTCTTCATTGGTTGCATCCGTCACTGCCCGCTACCTGGCAGACACAAAGGCTGCCAAGCAATGGGGATCAAAATTACACTCATTCTGTGTGGGCCTGGAGGTGAATACCTACTCTATATAGTATGTTTGAATCAGTTTCTCTATCATCACACTCGATTCTGAACCAAAAGCTACTCGCAGAAGTTTCTCTCCATAACTGATTCGgctttcaaaatcaattgtagaactGTTTCCAAAATATGCACATCTTTTAGTGGATTTgtttaataaataaaagaacTCTTCAACGTTTGTCTTAATCTTTAGTCATCTTATATTGAGTAGGGAGCACCAGATCTGAAGGCTGCAAGAGAAGTAGCTGACTATATAGGAACTGTCCATCACGAGTTTCAATATACTATTCAGGTATGTATCTCCTTGAAATAGTACTTTTCTGCATAAAATTTGGGGAcccttcaattctaaaattgGTAAGTTTTTTATGATATTGCTTATGTAGGATGGGATTGATGCCATTGAGGATGTCATCTATCATGTTGAAACTTATGATGTCACAACCATCCGTGCTGGCACTCCAATGTTTCTGATGTCCCGAAAGATCAAATCATTGGGAGTCAAAATGGTACTCTCTGGAGAAGGATCTGATGAGATCTTTGCGGGGTATCTGTACTTCCACAAGGCACCCAACAAAGAAGAGCTCCACCAAGAAACATGCAGCAAGGTGATAGAATTATCATGCTCCTTGCCAGAACAATATAAGTGGTCAAAGTAAATGTTCAATAGATAACATGCTTTTGTTTAATGCAGATCAAAGCACTCCACAAATATGATTGTTTGCGTGCCAACAAATCTACATATGCTTGGGGTTTGGAAGCGCGAGTGCCGTTTTTAGATAAGAAGTTTATCGATGTTGCTATGGGCATTGATCCTGAAAATAAAATGGTATGCATACAAAATGTTGCAGTGCATTATAACTTTGAGAAGTTCCATCTTCTAAGTGgtttacttttttttggtaagcaagTGGTTTACTTACTATTTGAACTGTTCAGATAAAACGAGACGAAGGACGAATTGAGAAATGGGTACTGAGGAAGGCCTTTGATGATGAAGAGAATCCTTATCTTCCTAAGGTACTACTCTACTATTTTCTGCAATGTCAGTAGATGTTTGCATAATTAGTTTGCTAATCTAACATCTAAGAATTTAATTTCATGCAGCACATTCTGTATAGGCAGAAAGAACAATTCAGTGATGGAGTTGGCTATGGTTGGATTGATGGGCTGAAAGACCATGCTGCAAAACATGTAAACATGAATCCTACCTTTTCTCTACAAACCCATTTTATGCGTCACTGTGACATTTCATTAAAACTTCAATGGTAGGTACTCAATTATTGTTGCTAATAGAGTGTTCTTGACATTTTCTTATAGGTGACTGATAAAATGATGCTCAATGCATCTAACATTTACCCCTTCAACACTCCCAATACCAAAGAAGCCTATTATTACAGGATGATCTTTGAGAGGTTCTTTCCTCAGGTAACTCAAAACAATCATAGATTTGTAACGAGGGGAATACAtaattcttttcaaaattcttgTTAGTGTAGAAAGCGCTGAATCAAACACTTGTGTTCCTTAATTCTGTTTTGCAGAACTCCGCCAGGCTCAGTGTTCCTGGAGGAGCCAGTATTGCATGTAGCACAGAGAAAGCTATTGAGTGGGATGCTGCATGGTCCAACAACCTTGATCCTTCTGGAAGAGCAGCACTTGGAGTGCATGATTCAGCTTATGACGACCAGTTGAATAAGTCAGTGAGCAAAGGTGTTGAACCAGAGAAAATTATACCCAAGATGGAAGTTTCTCCTCTTGGAGTTGCCATCTTGAGCTAGTAGTATGAAATTTTGCCTGCTGTTTATTTTATCCAGGCAAATGCTATATATGTATATTGATAAGGCTTCTCTCAACCTAGTTGTCTAGAGCCAGTTTGGATTTCTGTTAATACGTGATCCAAATAGTGTTCACCTGAAAGCCAAAAATAGTTAGAATGTGTACTGAGCTCAGGAATCTTGTACACAAACTATGAGTGTTATGTTGCTGTGATATCTACATGTTGTAATCATCTTGAGTTGCTGTAATTTGAATAATCATAATGCATTTTCTATGCAATAAAAGTTGTGTACTTTTCTAAAAATATGCTTCAAATGAGATTGCTTCAAGTTAGCTTCTCTAAATATATACTTCAAATGAAGATGAGAAAACTGGTTAAATAAGCTTTTAATCTCTACAACCAAAGAAGCACGAGGATTGGATTCAAGGCATCCTTTAGCAAGTAGCCTGGTAGTCAATTCTGAATCTGATTCAACATGAAGTTTTTAGAAACCCCTGTGGCTAAAGCAATTTTTACACCATGCAGAGATCCCCAATGCTCAGCATTGAAGAATAGAGTAGTTCCTCAGATTATTGAGAAATCAACTAGGAAATTATCCTCATGG contains:
- the LOC130723102 gene encoding asparagine synthetase [glutamine-hydrolyzing] 2; its protein translation is MCGILAVLGCSDDSQAKRVRVLELSRRLKHRGPDWSGLHQHGDNFLAHQRLAIVDPASGDQPLFNEDQSIIVTVNGEIFNHEELRKQLPNHKFRTGCDCDVIAHLYEEHGENFVDMLDGIFSFVLLDTRDNSFLVARDAIGVTSLYIGYGLDGSVWIASELKGLNDDCEHFELFPPGHLYSSKEKEFRRWYNPPWFSEAIPSAPYDPLALRQAFEKAIIKRLMTDVPFGVLLSGGLDSSLVASVTARYLADTKAAKQWGSKLHSFCVGLEGAPDLKAAREVADYIGTVHHEFQYTIQDGIDAIEDVIYHVETYDVTTIRAGTPMFLMSRKIKSLGVKMVLSGEGSDEIFAGYLYFHKAPNKEELHQETCSKIKALHKYDCLRANKSTYAWGLEARVPFLDKKFIDVAMGIDPENKMIKRDEGRIEKWVLRKAFDDEENPYLPKHILYRQKEQFSDGVGYGWIDGLKDHAAKHVTDKMMLNASNIYPFNTPNTKEAYYYRMIFERFFPQNSARLSVPGGASIACSTEKAIEWDAAWSNNLDPSGRAALGVHDSAYDDQLNKSVSKGVEPEKIIPKMEVSPLGVAILS